The Tenebrio molitor chromosome 5, icTenMoli1.1, whole genome shotgun sequence genome has a segment encoding these proteins:
- the LOC138132179 gene encoding photoreceptor-specific nuclear receptor-like isoform X2, translating to MDDNIANSKNESLCRVCGDKASGKHYGVASCDGCRGFFKRSIRRYSSPIPYQNNNNKNSISLSSNLEYVCKENGRCIVDVTRRNQCQACRFKKCLQVNMKRDAVQHERAPRSTQTSLHQYPLSFGSRLRGLHTSVFSTLPLHPPVLESSISGSSAIAGHYLHQNYLYPGMLGSFPKPAGLIPGALGLYNKPTSHPSMLNLTVRTPLKDDEVTSSEEAARDREKCSPDETPEDNKSSLELPLMTEPCKPVLRPLDIPCLNLFPAENVYESAAKLLFLAIKWARSIPSFLQLSYRDQSILLEESWSELFVLTAAQWAFPVDETLLVSNAIAPTSRHAALEEDARRLREIITRLTLLRVDHTEHACLKALVLFKSECRGLCEPSHVELLQDQTHVMLHEYCSQRQSSHKGRFGKLLLTLPAVQSVTRRGLEELIFRQTVGDVAIDRLLTDLAKATH from the exons ATGGACGACAACATCGCCAACAGCAAAAACGAGTCATTATGCAGGGTTTGCGGCGACAAGGCCTCCGGGAAACACTACGGAGTCGCGAGTTGCGACGGTTGTCGCGGGTTCTTCAAAAGGAGCATCCGACGGTATTCCTCTCCCATCCCAtaccaaaataataataataaaaacagcATCTCCCTCTCCAGCAATTTAGAATACGTGTGTAAAGAAAACGGACGATGCATCGTCGATGTCACTAGAAGGAATCAATGTCAAGCTTGTCGCTTCAAGAAATGTCTACAAGTCAACATGAAAAGAGACG CGGTGCAACACGAGCGAGCACCACGATCTACACAAACGAGTCTTCACCAATACCCTCTCAGTTTCGGGAGTAGGTTGAGGGGACTTCACACTTCAGTCTTTTCTACTCTTCCATTACATCCGCCAGTTCTGGAAAGCTCGATAAGTGGATCGTCGGCAATCGCCGGACACTATCTTCATCAGAATTATCTCTATCCAGGGATGTTGGGCTCCTTCCCGAAACCCGCCGGGTTAATACCTGGAGCACTTG GTCTGTACAACAAACCCACATCGCACCCCTCTATGCTGAACCTAACTGTGAGGACTCCATTAAAAGACGACGAAGTGACCAGTTCTGAAGAAGCTGCCCGAGACAGAGAAAAATGCTCCCCAGACGAGACCCCCGAAGACAATAAAAGTAGCTTAGAGCTACCGTTGATGACCGAACCTTGCAAGCCAGTCCTGAGACCCTTGGACATCCCGTGTCTCAATCTTTTTCCCGCCGAGAACGTGTACGAATCCGCAGCAAAACTACTCTTTTTAGCTATAAAGTGGGCACGAAGCATCCCATCCTTCCTACAACTGTCATACCGCGACCAGTCCATCTTGCTGGAAGAGAGCTGGAGCGAACTCTTTGTGTTGACAGCAGCGCAGTGGGCTTTCCCCGTCGACGAAA CTCTTCTCGTTAGCAACGCAATCGCGCCGACCTCGAGACACGCCGCTCTGGAAGAAGATGCCAGACGCTTGAGGGAAATCATCACCAGACTCACACTGTTGAGGGTGGACCACACCGAACACGCTTGTCTGAAAGCTTTGGTGTTGTTCAAGTCCGAGTGCAGAGGACTTTGCGAGCCGAGTCATGTGGAACTGTTGCAAGATCAGACTCACGTGATGCTGCACGAGTACTGTAGCCAAAGACAGAGTTCGCACAAGGGGAGGTTTGGTAAACTTCTGCTGACGTTACCGGCTGTTCAGTCCGTCACGAGGAGAGGATTGGAGGAATTGATTTTTAGGCAGACTGTGGGGGACGTGGCAATTGACAGATTGTTGACAGATCTGGCGAAGGCGACACACTAA
- the LOC138132179 gene encoding photoreceptor-specific nuclear receptor-like isoform X3, with amino-acid sequence MDDNIANSKNESLCRVCGDKASGKHYGVASCDGCRGFFKRSIRRNLEYVCKENGRCIVDVTRRNQCQACRFKKCLQVNMKRDAVQHERAPRSTQTSLHQYPLSFGSRLRGLHTSVFSTLPLHPPVLESSISGSSAIAGHYLHQNYLYPGMLGSFPKPAGLIPGALGLYNKPTSHPSMLNLTVRTPLKDDEVTSSEEAARDREKCSPDETPEDNKSSLELPLMTEPCKPVLRPLDIPCLNLFPAENVYESAAKLLFLAIKWARSIPSFLQLSYRDQSILLEESWSELFVLTAAQWAFPVDESKRFFRPRLVFHCSLVALLVSNAIAPTSRHAALEEDARRLREIITRLTLLRVDHTEHACLKALVLFKSECRGLCEPSHVELLQDQTHVMLHEYCSQRQSSHKGRFGKLLLTLPAVQSVTRRGLEELIFRQTVGDVAIDRLLTDLAKATH; translated from the exons ATGGACGACAACATCGCCAACAGCAAAAACGAGTCATTATGCAGGGTTTGCGGCGACAAGGCCTCCGGGAAACACTACGGAGTCGCGAGTTGCGACGGTTGTCGCGGGTTCTTCAAAAGGAGCATCCGACG CAATTTAGAATACGTGTGTAAAGAAAACGGACGATGCATCGTCGATGTCACTAGAAGGAATCAATGTCAAGCTTGTCGCTTCAAGAAATGTCTACAAGTCAACATGAAAAGAGACG CGGTGCAACACGAGCGAGCACCACGATCTACACAAACGAGTCTTCACCAATACCCTCTCAGTTTCGGGAGTAGGTTGAGGGGACTTCACACTTCAGTCTTTTCTACTCTTCCATTACATCCGCCAGTTCTGGAAAGCTCGATAAGTGGATCGTCGGCAATCGCCGGACACTATCTTCATCAGAATTATCTCTATCCAGGGATGTTGGGCTCCTTCCCGAAACCCGCCGGGTTAATACCTGGAGCACTTG GTCTGTACAACAAACCCACATCGCACCCCTCTATGCTGAACCTAACTGTGAGGACTCCATTAAAAGACGACGAAGTGACCAGTTCTGAAGAAGCTGCCCGAGACAGAGAAAAATGCTCCCCAGACGAGACCCCCGAAGACAATAAAAGTAGCTTAGAGCTACCGTTGATGACCGAACCTTGCAAGCCAGTCCTGAGACCCTTGGACATCCCGTGTCTCAATCTTTTTCCCGCCGAGAACGTGTACGAATCCGCAGCAAAACTACTCTTTTTAGCTATAAAGTGGGCACGAAGCATCCCATCCTTCCTACAACTGTCATACCGCGACCAGTCCATCTTGCTGGAAGAGAGCTGGAGCGAACTCTTTGTGTTGACAGCAGCGCAGTGGGCTTTCCCCGTCGACGAAAGTAAGCGCTTCTTTCGCCCAAGACTTGTGTTTCATTGCTCCCTTGTAGCTCTTCTCGTTAGCAACGCAATCGCGCCGACCTCGAGACACGCCGCTCTGGAAGAAGATGCCAGACGCTTGAGGGAAATCATCACCAGACTCACACTGTTGAGGGTGGACCACACCGAACACGCTTGTCTGAAAGCTTTGGTGTTGTTCAAGTCCGAGTGCAGAGGACTTTGCGAGCCGAGTCATGTGGAACTGTTGCAAGATCAGACTCACGTGATGCTGCACGAGTACTGTAGCCAAAGACAGAGTTCGCACAAGGGGAGGTTTGGTAAACTTCTGCTGACGTTACCGGCTGTTCAGTCCGTCACGAGGAGAGGATTGGAGGAATTGATTTTTAGGCAGACTGTGGGGGACGTGGCAATTGACAGATTGTTGACAGATCTGGCGAAGGCGACACACTAA
- the LOC138132179 gene encoding photoreceptor-specific nuclear receptor-like isoform X1 — MDDNIANSKNESLCRVCGDKASGKHYGVASCDGCRGFFKRSIRRYSSPIPYQNNNNKNSISLSSNLEYVCKENGRCIVDVTRRNQCQACRFKKCLQVNMKRDAVQHERAPRSTQTSLHQYPLSFGSRLRGLHTSVFSTLPLHPPVLESSISGSSAIAGHYLHQNYLYPGMLGSFPKPAGLIPGALGLYNKPTSHPSMLNLTVRTPLKDDEVTSSEEAARDREKCSPDETPEDNKSSLELPLMTEPCKPVLRPLDIPCLNLFPAENVYESAAKLLFLAIKWARSIPSFLQLSYRDQSILLEESWSELFVLTAAQWAFPVDESKRFFRPRLVFHCSLVALLVSNAIAPTSRHAALEEDARRLREIITRLTLLRVDHTEHACLKALVLFKSECRGLCEPSHVELLQDQTHVMLHEYCSQRQSSHKGRFGKLLLTLPAVQSVTRRGLEELIFRQTVGDVAIDRLLTDLAKATH; from the exons ATGGACGACAACATCGCCAACAGCAAAAACGAGTCATTATGCAGGGTTTGCGGCGACAAGGCCTCCGGGAAACACTACGGAGTCGCGAGTTGCGACGGTTGTCGCGGGTTCTTCAAAAGGAGCATCCGACGGTATTCCTCTCCCATCCCAtaccaaaataataataataaaaacagcATCTCCCTCTCCAGCAATTTAGAATACGTGTGTAAAGAAAACGGACGATGCATCGTCGATGTCACTAGAAGGAATCAATGTCAAGCTTGTCGCTTCAAGAAATGTCTACAAGTCAACATGAAAAGAGACG CGGTGCAACACGAGCGAGCACCACGATCTACACAAACGAGTCTTCACCAATACCCTCTCAGTTTCGGGAGTAGGTTGAGGGGACTTCACACTTCAGTCTTTTCTACTCTTCCATTACATCCGCCAGTTCTGGAAAGCTCGATAAGTGGATCGTCGGCAATCGCCGGACACTATCTTCATCAGAATTATCTCTATCCAGGGATGTTGGGCTCCTTCCCGAAACCCGCCGGGTTAATACCTGGAGCACTTG GTCTGTACAACAAACCCACATCGCACCCCTCTATGCTGAACCTAACTGTGAGGACTCCATTAAAAGACGACGAAGTGACCAGTTCTGAAGAAGCTGCCCGAGACAGAGAAAAATGCTCCCCAGACGAGACCCCCGAAGACAATAAAAGTAGCTTAGAGCTACCGTTGATGACCGAACCTTGCAAGCCAGTCCTGAGACCCTTGGACATCCCGTGTCTCAATCTTTTTCCCGCCGAGAACGTGTACGAATCCGCAGCAAAACTACTCTTTTTAGCTATAAAGTGGGCACGAAGCATCCCATCCTTCCTACAACTGTCATACCGCGACCAGTCCATCTTGCTGGAAGAGAGCTGGAGCGAACTCTTTGTGTTGACAGCAGCGCAGTGGGCTTTCCCCGTCGACGAAAGTAAGCGCTTCTTTCGCCCAAGACTTGTGTTTCATTGCTCCCTTGTAGCTCTTCTCGTTAGCAACGCAATCGCGCCGACCTCGAGACACGCCGCTCTGGAAGAAGATGCCAGACGCTTGAGGGAAATCATCACCAGACTCACACTGTTGAGGGTGGACCACACCGAACACGCTTGTCTGAAAGCTTTGGTGTTGTTCAAGTCCGAGTGCAGAGGACTTTGCGAGCCGAGTCATGTGGAACTGTTGCAAGATCAGACTCACGTGATGCTGCACGAGTACTGTAGCCAAAGACAGAGTTCGCACAAGGGGAGGTTTGGTAAACTTCTGCTGACGTTACCGGCTGTTCAGTCCGTCACGAGGAGAGGATTGGAGGAATTGATTTTTAGGCAGACTGTGGGGGACGTGGCAATTGACAGATTGTTGACAGATCTGGCGAAGGCGACACACTAA
- the LOC138132179 gene encoding photoreceptor-specific nuclear receptor-like isoform X4 has translation MDDNIANSKNESLCRVCGDKASGKHYGVASCDGCRGFFKRSIRRNLEYVCKENGRCIVDVTRRNQCQACRFKKCLQVNMKRDAVQHERAPRSTQTSLHQYPLSFGSRLRGLHTSVFSTLPLHPPVLESSISGSSAIAGHYLHQNYLYPGMLGSFPKPAGLIPGALGLYNKPTSHPSMLNLTVRTPLKDDEVTSSEEAARDREKCSPDETPEDNKSSLELPLMTEPCKPVLRPLDIPCLNLFPAENVYESAAKLLFLAIKWARSIPSFLQLSYRDQSILLEESWSELFVLTAAQWAFPVDETLLVSNAIAPTSRHAALEEDARRLREIITRLTLLRVDHTEHACLKALVLFKSECRGLCEPSHVELLQDQTHVMLHEYCSQRQSSHKGRFGKLLLTLPAVQSVTRRGLEELIFRQTVGDVAIDRLLTDLAKATH, from the exons ATGGACGACAACATCGCCAACAGCAAAAACGAGTCATTATGCAGGGTTTGCGGCGACAAGGCCTCCGGGAAACACTACGGAGTCGCGAGTTGCGACGGTTGTCGCGGGTTCTTCAAAAGGAGCATCCGACG CAATTTAGAATACGTGTGTAAAGAAAACGGACGATGCATCGTCGATGTCACTAGAAGGAATCAATGTCAAGCTTGTCGCTTCAAGAAATGTCTACAAGTCAACATGAAAAGAGACG CGGTGCAACACGAGCGAGCACCACGATCTACACAAACGAGTCTTCACCAATACCCTCTCAGTTTCGGGAGTAGGTTGAGGGGACTTCACACTTCAGTCTTTTCTACTCTTCCATTACATCCGCCAGTTCTGGAAAGCTCGATAAGTGGATCGTCGGCAATCGCCGGACACTATCTTCATCAGAATTATCTCTATCCAGGGATGTTGGGCTCCTTCCCGAAACCCGCCGGGTTAATACCTGGAGCACTTG GTCTGTACAACAAACCCACATCGCACCCCTCTATGCTGAACCTAACTGTGAGGACTCCATTAAAAGACGACGAAGTGACCAGTTCTGAAGAAGCTGCCCGAGACAGAGAAAAATGCTCCCCAGACGAGACCCCCGAAGACAATAAAAGTAGCTTAGAGCTACCGTTGATGACCGAACCTTGCAAGCCAGTCCTGAGACCCTTGGACATCCCGTGTCTCAATCTTTTTCCCGCCGAGAACGTGTACGAATCCGCAGCAAAACTACTCTTTTTAGCTATAAAGTGGGCACGAAGCATCCCATCCTTCCTACAACTGTCATACCGCGACCAGTCCATCTTGCTGGAAGAGAGCTGGAGCGAACTCTTTGTGTTGACAGCAGCGCAGTGGGCTTTCCCCGTCGACGAAA CTCTTCTCGTTAGCAACGCAATCGCGCCGACCTCGAGACACGCCGCTCTGGAAGAAGATGCCAGACGCTTGAGGGAAATCATCACCAGACTCACACTGTTGAGGGTGGACCACACCGAACACGCTTGTCTGAAAGCTTTGGTGTTGTTCAAGTCCGAGTGCAGAGGACTTTGCGAGCCGAGTCATGTGGAACTGTTGCAAGATCAGACTCACGTGATGCTGCACGAGTACTGTAGCCAAAGACAGAGTTCGCACAAGGGGAGGTTTGGTAAACTTCTGCTGACGTTACCGGCTGTTCAGTCCGTCACGAGGAGAGGATTGGAGGAATTGATTTTTAGGCAGACTGTGGGGGACGTGGCAATTGACAGATTGTTGACAGATCTGGCGAAGGCGACACACTAA
- the LOC138131410 gene encoding general odorant-binding protein 83a-like — MSLKFLIVFLISPFFVASKVDIPPDLQKFIDDLHDYCLKDRGLTEDDFNKFDITKKDPVMMCYMKCLFTRANWMNNDEVLQYDFIKDNVHHSVRHITLPELENCGTKTAEGAECEKSYNFYYCMNQVEPEDWVLI; from the exons ATGtctcttaaatttttaattgtgtttttgaTTTCTCCATTTTTCGTGGCCTCAAAA GTAGACATTCCTCCAGATCTACAAAAGTTCATTGACGATCTGCACGACTATTGTTTAAAGGATAGGGGATTAACTGAAG ATGACTTTAACAAATTTGATATTACCAAGAAAGATCCTGTTATGATg tGCTACATGAAGTGTCTCTTTACAAGAGCGAATTGG ATGAACAACGATGAAGTACTTCAGTATGATTTTATAAAAGATAATGTTCACCATTCAGTCAGACACATTACTCTTCCAGAATTAGAAAATTGTGGCACAAAAACAG CCGAAGGAGCAGAATGCGAAAAGAGTTACAATTTTTACTATTGCATGAATCAAGTGGAACCAGAG GACTGGGTTTTGATTTGA
- the LOC138131458 gene encoding general odorant-binding protein 83a-like, whose protein sequence is MFTLFALVVVALSLASAKVEIPDDLKEYIKDLHDSCLEQVGLTEMDHENYDINDKNPKMMCYMKCLMISSKWMSPGDETIQYDFIIDSVHPAVKPLLMPALNKCRDISKGTQECEKAYNFNICLFHADPENWFLI, encoded by the exons ATGTTTACATTGTTCGCTTTAGTGGTCGTTGCTTTATCTTTAGCTTCAGCTAAG gTAGAGATTCCTGATGATTTGAAAGAATACATAAAGGACTTGCACGACAGCTGCTTAGAACAAGTGGGTCTGACCGAAATGGATCATGAAAATTACGATATCAATGATAAAAACCCAAAAATGATG tgtTACATGAAGTGCCTGATGATTTCGTCGAAGTGG ATGAGTCCTGGCGACGAAACTATACAATATGACTTTATTATAGACAGCGTCCATCCTGCAGTGAAACCTCTGTTAATGCCAGCTCTAAACAAGTGTCGCGACATATCAA AAGGCACTCAGGAGTGTGAAAAAGCATACAATTTCAATATTTGTCTGTTTCATGCGGACCCTgag AACTGGTTCCTCATATAA